AAACCTATATAAGTGCATACTTTTAATTTCAAATTTAAACAATTTGTCTTTATGGGTAGGAACGATTTCGTAAGATTTATCAGTTATTTATATAAAATGAATTTTTAATCTGATTGTGGTTTTACTGATTTCTATTAAATTAACGTGAGTTTGGCATAACAAATGCGAAAACGATTATTATGCTGTGATTCATAGAGAGCAGCACCTGAGTTTATTATTCGCCAAAATTTTCTTACACCAAATTCACGTTAAATTAAGTATTGTAAATTTTTATTACAAAACACTATTTCAGCGTAAAATATTGGGACTTTATTTTATAGTTCTAGGTGAAACGAAAAATTTACGTGTAAATTTGATTTAGAACCCTTTATCTTTAGATTTTATAACGTTTACAATCTATGATCATTTTTTGAAACGTTTGAAAGATCGTGTTCTATAAAAGTTCTTTCTGCAAAACTTATTCTTTTAAAAAGTATTTTCTATTTATAAAATTAAATGGCTGCTAATTTTTATAAAATTGAGTATCTTAAGTTTTTGTCGTAAAATACTATTCCAAAGTAAAACATTGTTACTTTGTTGTATAGTTAGTTATGAGTAAAAAAGTAGTTTTTAAAAATAGGATTCGACTCAGTAATTTGACGACTATTTCGTTATGAGTGTGGTTTGTAAACTCAGTGCCTTACCGCTTGTTATTGAAATCAAAATTTTGTACGTTGCGGTTGTAACGTAGATCGTTTCACAAATGCCATCTTTCGGCTTTTTTCGTTCCTTACGAGTTTCTCGAAATGTCTTGAATTCCTGAAAAGTGGGTGAAAACTGTCCAATCAAAGTGTAAGTTCGTCTTGTTCAACTTAACAAACGTAAATTGATCGTATGTCCGGAAATGATAAAAAGATTCTAGAGCAAAACTCTCACGGCGAATTTGAATTAACAGCTTACGGAGAGTTCTTAAGTTATTTCCATACTCATATTCAACTTTTTAACGGCCTTATCTCTGGTAAGAAAATTTCTCCAACAGACCAGGAAACTCTTAAACAAAAAGTACGTTCTTATATTGTAAGTAATATCCAAAAGACGGAGCAATTTTTTGATCACCTTCCTAAGTTCGCTGAATTTCTAGGAATGTCCCAATCTGATCTTTCCGCGTTTATGACGAAAAATTTCATGAACACACACGCGGGGATCAAAAACAAACTCATTGAACAGGAAAAGGCAAATATAGGTAAACCTAAAAGGAAAAGATATTCCCGTATTTCGGAAGAAATTTTGGAAACGATCGGAGAATTGGTTCCTCCAGGTAAAAGGTTTATCGGAATGGAAGGTTATGTGGTTCTTAGAGACGATGCGACCGGAAAAGATCTTGAACCTTCCGCCTCTTCTTTTGGTGAAACACCTAAGCAGGCTAATGAGGAAAGTGAGTCGGGACAGGGTGTCGTTAAAAAAGTTACACCACAAACTTCTTCCCCCGCTGTACCTTTAAAAAAGCAGCCCGAAAAATTGATTCTTACCGAAATCTTGGATAGATTTGGTTCCGAATTTTCCGGAAAGGTTTTAGAATTAAAAAGGGAAGAGTTTGAGGAAGCGGAGATAACGGCTCCAGTTGCGGTTGGTGGTAACGAAGAATTGTTAACCGAAGTAGAGGATCTTCAATTTGAAGGTTTTGAAGAACCTACGTTTTTAGAAGATACTTCGGTTGAACCGGAAGAACCCCCCGTGAATATTCCATTTTCTAAATATATGGAAAGTGTAAATCGTGTTCGACAGTTTCAAAAAGACGGTCAACCGGACGCTTATAAAAAATGGGTGATGGCTCTTCCTTCGGAACTCAGCGCTCTTGTTCAACTTCATTCTTTTGTTTTGAAGGAAATGAAAAATGAACCTTTAGATTGGAATTCTACCCTTTCCTCGATTTCTTCTAGAACTGGATTAACAGAGAAAAGACTTTGGAAGGTTTTGGATCTGACTCGTATTTTTGCCGAATTCAGGGCAGGTTTGGAAAAGGCTTTTGTATCTTCTAAAACCGCCGGTCCGGGAATGGAAGAACTTGTGAAAAAAGCCTGGCCCCACATTCTTAAAATTTTCGAAGAATATCCAAATACTTCTTCTTTGCGCCAAAAGTTGGATCAACTTTTTACTAGAATCCCGGATGCAACTCAGAGAAAAAAACTTTCCGATCTGTTCCTTCCCCTTCTTCAAAAACTCTAGATCGAGTTTTTCGATTTCATTCATGACTCTTTAGAACACACCTAAAATAGAGTGAGATTCTATCTTTGTGAGAGTTCCCACATTTGGAGAGTGAGATTCTAACTTTGTGAGAGTTCCCACATTTGGAGAGTGAGATTCTAACTTTGTGAGAGTTCCCACATTTGGAGAGTGAGATTCTAACTTTGTGAGAGTTCCCACATTTGGAGAGTGAGATTCTAACTTTGTGAGAGTTCCCACATTTGGAGAGTGAGATTCTAACTTTGTGAGAGTTCCTACATTTGGAGAGTGAGATTCTAACTTTGTGAGAGTTCCCACATTTGGAGAGTGAGATTCTAACTTTGTGAGAGTTCCCACATTTGGAGAGTGAGATTCTATCTTTGTGAGAGTTCCTACATTTGGAGAGTGAGATTCTAACTTTGTGAGAGTTCCTACATTTGGAGAGTGAGATTCTAACTTTGTGAGAGTTCCTACATTTGGAGAGTGAGATTCTAACTTTGTGAGAGTTCCCACATTTGGAGAATGGAAAATTCCCTTTTTAGATCTGGAACGGTGTTTTCAATTGTGTTATACTCAGGAGTGAGAAAATTTTTTGAAAAAGAAGGATCCAACGAAGAACGTGGTCCTGTTTTACAGGTAGAGTCCCGACAGATTCTTATTTCAATCCAGTCTTTTAAAAGAATGTTTTCAATTTACTCAACTCTCAATTTATTGGCTGTAACTGGGGAATTTTGCTGAAATTTCGACCATAAACGAACCCGACGTAATATGGAAACCAGGGAAATTGGATGAAGAGGGATCTGGCAGATGAACGATCTAAAAGAACAATTACAACTTCAAAAGTATCTGGAAGAAAATGGACTCTATGAGAACTCATTCGAACATGATAACTGTGGAGTGGGATTTGTTGCTTCCTATCAGGGAGAAAATAGTCATAGAATCGTATCTATGGGGCTTAAGGCTGTAGCCTGTCTGACACATAGAGGTGCAGTAGATGCGGATATGGTAACCGGGGACGGAGCCGGTATTATGATCCAGATTCCCAAAAAGTTATTTGCCACTTACATCGAAGAGATGGGTCACAGAAGACCTGATGAAGATTCCATCGGAGTAGGAATGATTTTTCTTCCTCGAGAAGACATAGATAAACAAGATATGTGTCGTAGTCTCGTAGAGTCCGCACTCATGGAATTTAACTTTAAACTTTATGCATGGAGATACGTTCCAGTAAATCCGGAAGTACTAGGACCTAAAGCAAATCAGTCCAGACCTCAGATCGAACAGGTTTTAATAGGCAAACCGGAAGGGATGTCAAACGAAGACTTCGAAACCAAACTATTTCTAATTCAGAAAAAATTAATGAGAGACGCAGATCGTCACTCACTTGCAGGGGATCTTTATATCTGTTCTCTTTCGTCAGAAAGAATCGTTTTTAAAGGACTATTCAACGGAAATCAAGTTTCCCAGTTTTACGATGATCTGAATTCGGAAGAGATGGTTTCTCCCTATTGTATCTTTCACCAAAGATACTCAACAAATACGTTTCCTTCTTGGGCTTTAGCACAACCGTTTAGAATTTTAGCTCACAACGGTGAAATCAATACGATCGCCGGAAATAGGATCTGGATGCTGGCACGCGAGGAAGAACTAGAATGTAAAAAATGGGGTGAGTACCAAAAAGAAATTCATCCGATCATTCGCCCTCACATGAGCGATTCTGCAAGTTTGGACAACGCGATGGAAGCGATTGTTCGTTCTGGTAAGGATGTTCTACAAGCAAAAGCGATGCTCGTTCCAAATGCTTGGTCTAAAAACCTGACCATGTCGGAAGAGTTGAAAAGTTTTTACGAATATAATAATACTCTAATAGAACCATGGGACGGGCCTGCGGCGCTTGCGTTTGCGGAAGGGGATTGGATCGGGGGCGCTTTAGATAGAAACGGACTTCGTCCTGCACGTTATGCGGTTACGGAAGACGGTCTTTTGGTCATGGGCTCGGAAGCCGGACTTGTTCAAGTAGACGAAGAACTCGTGACTAAAAAAGGACGTCTTGGTCCCGGAGAAATGATAGGAATCAATTTAAAAGAGAGAAAACTTTATTATAACGAAGATATTAACTCTCTTTTTGAAAAGAAATACGATTACAGAGAATGGTCTAAAGAGAACGTATCTTATCTCAATCAAGACTTAGATTCTTCCATCAATGAAACGATCACTTACAAAGGTGACGATCTAAGAAGAAGACAGATCTTATTTGCTTATTCTCCATTTAAACAAAAATCGGTGATCAAACCACAGGCGCATCAGGGAAAAGAAGCGATTAGTTCTATGGGAGACGATACTCCACTTTCGATTTTGATGCTTTCTAGAATTGGTCTTTATACTTATTTCCGTCAGAGATTTGCTCAGGTGACCAATCCTCCGATCGATTATATGAGGGAAAAAGGTGTAACTTCTCTTTACACTCGTCTTGTAAAAAAGATGAATTTGTTCGGAGACGAAAAACCTCAGAACTGTTTGGTGCTTTCTCATCCTTATCTTACCAATTTGGATTTAAAAAGAATCCGAGAAATGGAAGGAAAACCATATAAAATTTTAACGTTAGACGCCACATTTGAGGCGCATCTGGAAACGGAGACAAGCCAAAACAGGAATTATTTAGAAACCGCTTTAGAGGCGCTTTTGGAGCAGGCTCTTAAGGCTGCTACTTCCGGAACGAATATTTTGATTCTTTCCGACAAAGAACTTTCGAAAGAAAGGGCACCTATTCCGATGGAACTTGCGGTGGCGGCGGTTCATAATCATCTGATTAGAAATAAAACTCGTTCTGCAGTTTCTATTTTGGTCGAGACCGGATCTGCATTCGAAATTCATAATGTAGCAGTGTTGTTAGGTTACGGAGCTTCCGGGGTTAACAGCTATTTGATTTGGGACACGTTATTTGATCTTTGGGAAAAGGGAGAATTTGACGGAGAAGATGGAACTCGTCCGGAATTTCATAAGATCTGCGGAAATTATCGTTATGGTGTAGACGATGGGCTTCTCAAAATCATGTCTAAAATGGGAATTTCCATTTTATCTTCTTACGTAGGAGGTCAGGTTTTTGAAGCGATTGGTCTTTCTAGAACTCTTGTTTCCAAATATTTCCCAGGAACGTATTCCAGAATTTCTGGAATTGGGATCTGGGGAATCGAACAAAATATTCTCCGAAACCACGAACAAGCTTTTTACAAAGAAATTAATCCGGAAGATTTCATTTCCGAGAAGGACGATCAACCTCACCGTTGGTCTCCTAGAGTTGTTAAGTTTTTAAGAAAGGCCGCAGTCGATAACGATTATGAAGCTTTCAAAGAAGCCACTAAAATTTTGAAAGAAAGTGATCCCATTAACATAAGAGATTTATTCGACTTCGTAGCTAAAAAACCGATTCCGATTGAAGAAGTGGAAACCGTTACTGAAATTCAAAAACGGTTTTTAACTCCTGGAATGTCTCATGGTGCGCTTTCTATTGAAGCTCATACGGATCTTGCGATCGCTATGAATCGGTTAGGTGCTAAGTCTTCTTCGGGAGAAGGTGGGGAAAATCCTTCTCGTTATGTTGTGAACGAAAAAGGGGATCTTGCTAATTCTTCCATTAAACAGATCGCTTCGGGTAGATTTGGCGTAACTTCCGAATATTTGAATTCCGCGACTGAAATAGAAATTAAAATCGCTCAAGGCGCAAAACCGGGAGAAGGTGGTCAGCTTCCCGGTAAAAAGAATAACGAGGAAATTGCAACGAACCGTCATACTCCGATGGGGATCGATCTGATTTCTCCTCCTCCTCACCATGATATTTATTCGATCGAGGATTTATCTCAGTTGATTTATGACTTGAAGATGGCCAATCATAAGGCGCAGGTTTCGGTCAAACTGGTTTCTGAAGCGGGAGTAGGTACGATCGCGGCAGGTGTTGCCAAAGCGAACGCGGATGTAATTCTTATTTCTGGTCATGTAGGAGGAACGGGGGCGGCTCCGATCACATCGATCAAATATGCTGGTTCTCCTTGGGAGTTAGGTCTTTCCGAAACACATCAAGTTTTAGTAATGAATGGTCTGAGAGATAGAGTCGTTCTCCGAACAGACGGTGGGATTGTCTCTGGAAGAGACGTGATCATTGCGGCTTGTTTGGGGGCGGAAGAATACGGGGTCGGAGCTGCGTCCCTTGTCGCATTGGGTTGTATCATGGCTAGAAAATGCCATTTGAACAATTGTCCTACGGGGATTGCGACCCAGGACATCAAATTTCGTGCAAAATACAAAGGATCTCCGGATCAGCTTGTAAATCTATTCACTTGTCTTGCGTTGGAAGTAAGAGAGTATCTTGCGGAACTCGGATTTAGATCTATCGATGAGATCATTGGAAGAACCGATTTATTAAAACAAATTACACGTTATGAAAGGGATCGTTTGGATTCTCTTGATCTCAATCCGATTTTGGTCCGTTTACCTTTGTTTTATGACCCTACAAAACAGAAAAAAGATAGATCCATTCGTAAAGAGCCGGTCGGAGAAGTTCTGGACGATCGTATCATCAAGGACGCAGAAAAAGCACTCGAAGGAAAATCTTCTATGGCTCTTTCATACTTGGTGCGTAATACGAATAGAACCGTGGGGGCAAAGATTTCCGGTCTGATTGCTAGAAAATACGGATCGAAAGGTCTGCCTGGAAAGTTAGAAATCATTTTGGAAGGGACCGCAGGACAATCCTTAGGGGCTTGGCTTGTTAAAGGAGTTCAGATCACCTTACACGGAGATGCGAACGATTACGTTGGTAAAGGTCTTTGTGGTGGTGTGATCGTAATCAAAAAACATCGTAAGTCTAAGTTCAAAGCGTATGAAAATACGATCATAGGGAACACCTGTCTTTATGGTGCAACTTCGGGAAAACTTTTTTGTTCTGGAAGAGCCGGGGAACGTTTTGGAGTTCGTAACTCCGGAGCCGAGGCGGTTGTAGGTGGAGCAGGAGATCATTTTCTTGAATACATGACCAGTGGAACCATCGTATGTCTTGGAAGCGTAGGAAAAAACATGGGAGCTGGTATGACCGGAGGGACTGCGTATTTCTTTCAAAAAGGATGGGACATTGAGCCTCTTTTGAACAAGGAATATGTGAAAACTGTGGATCTAGAAAATGGAGATTATGAAGTGATTCAAAATCTAATTTCTGAACATTCTAAATTGACCGGTTCCGACCTTTCTGAAGGAATTTTAAAGGATTTTGAAACGAACAAAAGTTATTTCGTAAAAGTTGTTCCGAAG
This genomic window from Leptospira kirschneri serovar Cynopteri str. 3522 CT contains:
- the gltB gene encoding glutamate synthase large subunit → MNDLKEQLQLQKYLEENGLYENSFEHDNCGVGFVASYQGENSHRIVSMGLKAVACLTHRGAVDADMVTGDGAGIMIQIPKKLFATYIEEMGHRRPDEDSIGVGMIFLPREDIDKQDMCRSLVESALMEFNFKLYAWRYVPVNPEVLGPKANQSRPQIEQVLIGKPEGMSNEDFETKLFLIQKKLMRDADRHSLAGDLYICSLSSERIVFKGLFNGNQVSQFYDDLNSEEMVSPYCIFHQRYSTNTFPSWALAQPFRILAHNGEINTIAGNRIWMLAREEELECKKWGEYQKEIHPIIRPHMSDSASLDNAMEAIVRSGKDVLQAKAMLVPNAWSKNLTMSEELKSFYEYNNTLIEPWDGPAALAFAEGDWIGGALDRNGLRPARYAVTEDGLLVMGSEAGLVQVDEELVTKKGRLGPGEMIGINLKERKLYYNEDINSLFEKKYDYREWSKENVSYLNQDLDSSINETITYKGDDLRRRQILFAYSPFKQKSVIKPQAHQGKEAISSMGDDTPLSILMLSRIGLYTYFRQRFAQVTNPPIDYMREKGVTSLYTRLVKKMNLFGDEKPQNCLVLSHPYLTNLDLKRIREMEGKPYKILTLDATFEAHLETETSQNRNYLETALEALLEQALKAATSGTNILILSDKELSKERAPIPMELAVAAVHNHLIRNKTRSAVSILVETGSAFEIHNVAVLLGYGASGVNSYLIWDTLFDLWEKGEFDGEDGTRPEFHKICGNYRYGVDDGLLKIMSKMGISILSSYVGGQVFEAIGLSRTLVSKYFPGTYSRISGIGIWGIEQNILRNHEQAFYKEINPEDFISEKDDQPHRWSPRVVKFLRKAAVDNDYEAFKEATKILKESDPINIRDLFDFVAKKPIPIEEVETVTEIQKRFLTPGMSHGALSIEAHTDLAIAMNRLGAKSSSGEGGENPSRYVVNEKGDLANSSIKQIASGRFGVTSEYLNSATEIEIKIAQGAKPGEGGQLPGKKNNEEIATNRHTPMGIDLISPPPHHDIYSIEDLSQLIYDLKMANHKAQVSVKLVSEAGVGTIAAGVAKANADVILISGHVGGTGAAPITSIKYAGSPWELGLSETHQVLVMNGLRDRVVLRTDGGIVSGRDVIIAACLGAEEYGVGAASLVALGCIMARKCHLNNCPTGIATQDIKFRAKYKGSPDQLVNLFTCLALEVREYLAELGFRSIDEIIGRTDLLKQITRYERDRLDSLDLNPILVRLPLFYDPTKQKKDRSIRKEPVGEVLDDRIIKDAEKALEGKSSMALSYLVRNTNRTVGAKISGLIARKYGSKGLPGKLEIILEGTAGQSLGAWLVKGVQITLHGDANDYVGKGLCGGVIVIKKHRKSKFKAYENTIIGNTCLYGATSGKLFCSGRAGERFGVRNSGAEAVVGGAGDHFLEYMTSGTIVCLGSVGKNMGAGMTGGTAYFFQKGWDIEPLLNKEYVKTVDLENGDYEVIQNLISEHSKLTGSDLSEGILKDFETNKSYFVKVVPK